Proteins found in one Acidobacteriota bacterium genomic segment:
- a CDS encoding DUF5615 family PIN-like protein yields MENYLLVTKDADFSDLCMLYGFPPKVIWIRRGNCTNHTIEELLRNHHAMVRTKNEMKK; encoded by the coding sequence ATTGAAAATTATTTATTAGTCACAAAAGATGCCGATTTCAGCGACCTTTGTATGCTTTACGGCTTCCCGCCAAAAGTGATTTGGATTCGTCGCGGCAACTGCACGAATCATACGATAGAAGAACTTTTGCGCAATCATCATGCAATGGTTCGGACAAAAAATGAGATGAAAAAATAA
- a CDS encoding DUF433 domain-containing protein — protein MNYQNIITIEPGKRGGKPCIRGMRITVYDVLEYLAAGMTHQEILDDFPYLTEEDIRACLSYAADREKSLMVVQE, from the coding sequence ATGAATTATCAAAACATCATAACCATTGAGCCGGGAAAGCGTGGCGGCAAGCCTTGCATCAGAGGCATGAGAATCACGGTTTATGATGTGCTTGAATATTTAGCGGCAGGCATGACGCACCAGGAAATCCTTGATGATTTTCCTTATCTAACCGAAGAAGACATTCGCGCCTGTCTCAGTTACGCTGCTGACCGGGAAAAAAGTTTGATGGTTGTTCAAGAGTGA